From one Candidatus Eisenbacteria bacterium genomic stretch:
- a CDS encoding AbrB/MazE/SpoVT family DNA-binding domain-containing protein codes for MKARIVRIGNSQGIRIPKPLIAQTGLKGEVDISVRENRLVISPAERPRANWAEAFRSMARLRDDILLDSELVSGSSWDEEGWEWK; via the coding sequence GTGAAAGCACGAATTGTCAGGATCGGCAACTCCCAAGGCATACGTATCCCGAAACCCCTTATCGCTCAAACCGGGCTGAAGGGTGAGGTGGACATCAGCGTTAGAGAAAATCGTCTGGTTATCAGCCCTGCAGAGCGACCTCGTGCAAACTGGGCCGAGGCGTTTCGTAGCATGGCGAGGTTGAGGGATGATATTCTCTTGGATAGTGAGCTTGTCAGTGGCAGCAGTTGGGATGAGGAGGGGTGGGAGTGGAAGTGA
- a CDS encoding isochorismatase family protein translates to MGDPKLEMLTAQNSVLLLVDYQPTMFKGAASGDRNAISNSAVAAAKAAKILEVPTVLTSIWPEGNGEFIKEITDLFPGQEVIARKVPGFDAFEDERVLQAVKKTGRRKLVVSGLWTSMCFAYTAIHGLREGFDVYGLFDAGGDASPEAHTYGIQRMLQAGVVPMTWMPLVSEWMHDWANPKAEELKKDVYGRYDVVLSMW, encoded by the coding sequence ATGGGAGATCCCAAATTGGAGATGTTAACGGCTCAGAACAGTGTGCTGCTCTTGGTGGATTACCAGCCTACGATGTTCAAGGGGGCGGCGTCCGGCGATAGGAACGCCATCAGCAACAGCGCTGTCGCTGCGGCTAAGGCCGCGAAGATTCTGGAGGTACCGACGGTCCTGACCTCCATATGGCCCGAGGGGAACGGAGAGTTTATCAAGGAAATCACGGACCTTTTCCCCGGCCAGGAGGTGATTGCGCGCAAGGTGCCCGGCTTCGATGCTTTCGAGGACGAGCGCGTCTTGCAGGCCGTGAAGAAGACCGGTCGCAGAAAGCTTGTCGTCTCGGGCCTGTGGACCAGCATGTGTTTTGCGTACACGGCCATTCATGGATTGCGTGAAGGCTTTGATGTGTACGGCCTGTTCGATGCTGGCGGTGACGCCTCGCCGGAGGCTCACACCTATGGGATCCAGCGCATGTTACAGGCGGGAGTTGTGCCGATGACGTGGATGCCACTTGTTTCTGAGTGGATGCACGACTGGGCTAATCCGAAAGCGGAAGAGCTGAAAAAGGATGTCTATGGAAGGTACGACGTCGTGCTCAGCATGTGGTAG
- a CDS encoding ZIP family metal transporter, protein MNAVLLSIATFFSTSIGGLFALRFRDRLHLVLSFTAGVLLGVVSFDILPEIFRQAHERGAGVTGAMVALVVGFLLFHSLEKFVLIHHVHEADYAAHHHPQVGVLSAFSLVGHSFMDGVGIGLAFHVSESVGTIVAIAVIAHDFCDGLNTVSLMLVHHNTTRRSIVMLLLDALAPVLGAASTLIIRVPPSFLTLYLGFFAGFLLYIGVSDILPEAHSQKDPTTAIGLIGLTCLGAAFIFVVVRLAG, encoded by the coding sequence ATGAACGCAGTATTGCTGTCAATTGCTACCTTTTTCTCGACCTCGATCGGCGGATTGTTCGCGCTCAGGTTCCGTGACCGGTTGCACCTTGTTCTCAGTTTCACTGCCGGTGTGCTCTTAGGCGTCGTGAGTTTTGACATTCTGCCCGAGATCTTCCGACAGGCCCACGAGCGGGGAGCCGGTGTCACGGGGGCAATGGTTGCGCTTGTCGTCGGGTTCCTCCTCTTTCACAGTCTTGAGAAATTCGTATTGATCCATCACGTCCACGAGGCCGACTATGCTGCGCACCATCACCCGCAGGTAGGTGTCCTCTCCGCCTTTTCCCTGGTTGGGCACAGCTTCATGGACGGCGTCGGGATCGGTCTGGCATTTCACGTCTCGGAATCCGTCGGCACCATTGTGGCCATTGCCGTGATTGCACACGACTTTTGTGATGGTCTCAACACGGTCAGCTTGATGCTGGTTCATCACAACACTACTCGCCGTTCGATTGTGATGCTTCTGCTGGACGCGCTCGCTCCCGTTTTGGGCGCGGCTTCTACCTTGATTATTAGGGTTCCCCCTTCATTCCTGACGCTCTACTTGGGATTTTTCGCCGGATTCCTTCTGTATATCGGCGTCTCTGACATTTTGCCCGAGGCCCACTCTCAGAAGGACCCTACGACTGCCATCGGCCTCATAGGGCTCACGTGCCTGGGAGCGGCCTTTATCTTCGTTGTAGTTCGTTTGGCCGGATAG
- a CDS encoding MBL fold metallo-hydrolase has translation MAEVESDPEIARSLDFDMESVGKPDIFVEDNQVFRLGRMETRAIDCPGHSSGGYVTALGIVHFPAMFYVTEWLVELIPRMVPGKIR, from the coding sequence TTGGCTGAAGTGGAGAGCGATCCAGAAATTGCGAGATCATTAGATTTCGATATGGAATCAGTTGGTAAACCGGATATATTTGTTGAGGATAATCAAGTATTCAGGTTAGGACGTATGGAAACAAGGGCAATCGATTGCCCAGGCCATTCTTCAGGGGGATATGTTACTGCACTGGGAATAGTCCATTTTCCGGCGATGTTCTATGTTACAGAATGGTTGGTAGAACTGATACCCAGAATGGTTCCGGGGAAGATCAGATAA
- a CDS encoding ABC transporter permease yields MAIPIEYNLRSVVNRWVSTLVAVLSIAGTVAVFIVMLAMAQGFRATLTSSGSPQNAIILRGGANAEMMSAVMLDQVKVIADAPGVGRSSAGEPLVSAEVVVIGAFPLLSSGSDANVQIRGTSPLALQVRPEVRMAQGRFFQSGLAELIVGKNVTGIYKGFDLGSTVDFGGGRWTIVGVFDAGGSSFDSEVWCDASVLNQIYKRPENVFQSVTVRLASVGSFKELKDALTTDPRLTVDVFRETSWYSEQSRTVATIIRVLGFLVAIVMAVGAIFAALNTMYSAVAARSSEIGTLKALGFGPASIVASFLAESMIIALAGGAIGCLAALPFNGFTAGTMNWASFSYLAFSFRVTPAIVGTGIIFALLMGAIGGIPPAVRAARLPIVVALREL; encoded by the coding sequence ATGGCTATACCAATCGAATACAATCTCCGCAGCGTCGTCAACCGCTGGGTCTCCACACTTGTCGCAGTGCTGAGCATTGCCGGCACCGTGGCCGTGTTTATAGTCATGCTGGCCATGGCCCAGGGGTTTCGTGCGACCCTCACGTCATCCGGCTCGCCACAGAACGCAATCATACTGCGCGGTGGAGCGAACGCAGAGATGATGAGCGCGGTCATGCTCGATCAAGTCAAGGTCATCGCAGACGCGCCAGGCGTGGGCCGCTCGTCAGCGGGAGAACCTCTCGTGAGCGCAGAGGTCGTCGTGATAGGAGCCTTTCCCCTCCTCTCTTCCGGGTCGGACGCAAACGTACAGATTCGTGGCACCTCCCCGCTCGCACTCCAGGTGCGCCCGGAAGTCCGCATGGCGCAGGGGCGCTTCTTCCAGAGTGGTCTCGCAGAGTTGATCGTCGGCAAGAACGTTACCGGAATCTACAAGGGCTTCGATCTCGGCTCTACGGTAGACTTCGGCGGCGGACGGTGGACGATCGTCGGAGTGTTCGACGCCGGGGGAAGCTCCTTCGACTCGGAGGTGTGGTGCGACGCGAGCGTGCTGAATCAGATCTACAAGCGTCCCGAGAATGTGTTCCAGTCGGTCACGGTGAGACTGGCTTCCGTCGGGAGCTTCAAGGAGTTGAAGGACGCTCTCACCACCGACCCGCGTCTCACGGTCGACGTCTTCCGTGAGACGTCGTGGTATTCGGAGCAGTCACGCACGGTGGCAACGATCATAAGAGTGCTCGGCTTTCTCGTGGCAATAGTCATGGCCGTGGGAGCGATATTTGCGGCTCTCAACACGATGTATTCGGCAGTCGCGGCCCGCTCCTCAGAGATCGGCACCCTGAAGGCTCTCGGCTTCGGCCCGGCAAGCATCGTCGCGTCTTTCCTGGCCGAATCGATGATAATAGCCCTCGCAGGCGGTGCGATCGGCTGCCTTGCAGCCCTTCCTTTCAACGGCTTTACGGCTGGGACGATGAACTGGGCGAGCTTTTCCTACCTGGCGTTCTCCTTCCGCGTGACACCGGCCATCGTCGGAACCGGCATCATCTTCGCCCTTCTCATGGGCGCGATCGGCGGGATTCCGCCCGCAGTGCGCGCGGCACGCCTACCGATAGTCGTGGCGCTCCGGGAGCTGTAG
- a CDS encoding phospholipase D-like domain-containing protein, translating to MNMRIKVYHNGDDVFIAWKPDGFIPGCRGFALMRRRNGVEEVVSTWVGFADQSHEDGERRASTNWPIQKYQWIDYMAKPGDKVQYRVLPMVGPDKDNLRPDSDTASEWTEEIILTHEFAPKIEAYFNRGIVAAQWVSRRLGVTDDDLKTKNLRTVIETPDNPFRNYLFGPLGARLFELLDAAAKEKRDIYGALYELDDEQLETALEKLGKRAHVVLANGSVKKKDGDQNHDARKRLKSKIDLHDRMISPRALGHNKFLVMCDAHQKPRWVWTGSQNWTKTGLCTQANNSVLIDDFDLAKEYRKQWDLLKDAGDETPADLKKSNSRPRKADVGQTPVRLWFTPTVEQVDLTEARKIIGGAKQAILFLMFNPGPKDTLLNEIIDTARVGSVERRLYIRGAINQDPGTKANPVELFESDNSEKADFEVVLPAAIDESTEWFRREMKKLPGTFAMVHSKAVVVDPFGAHPVLLTGSHNLGPKASGTNDENLLIIRDTPGLAAAYATNIMAIYNQYRWRFRRQTQPKTKQWKGLEDGDSWQKGYLKAGSTALREINFWMGD from the coding sequence ATGAACATGAGAATCAAGGTCTACCACAACGGGGATGACGTCTTCATTGCTTGGAAGCCAGACGGATTCATCCCCGGGTGTCGCGGGTTCGCACTGATGCGGCGGCGCAACGGAGTCGAAGAAGTCGTCAGCACCTGGGTTGGGTTCGCAGACCAGTCGCACGAAGACGGCGAACGACGGGCTTCGACCAACTGGCCGATTCAGAAATACCAGTGGATCGACTACATGGCCAAGCCTGGCGACAAGGTGCAGTACCGCGTGCTGCCGATGGTCGGCCCGGACAAGGACAATCTGCGCCCCGACTCGGACACGGCCAGCGAATGGACCGAGGAGATCATCCTCACCCACGAGTTCGCGCCGAAAATCGAGGCCTACTTCAATCGCGGCATCGTGGCCGCCCAGTGGGTGTCGCGACGGCTCGGAGTGACGGACGACGATCTGAAGACCAAGAACCTGCGCACGGTCATCGAGACGCCTGACAATCCGTTCCGCAACTACCTGTTCGGGCCGCTGGGCGCGCGGCTTTTCGAACTGCTAGATGCCGCCGCAAAGGAGAAGCGCGACATCTACGGCGCGCTTTACGAATTGGACGATGAGCAACTGGAAACCGCGCTCGAGAAATTGGGCAAGCGCGCCCATGTAGTCCTGGCCAACGGCAGTGTGAAAAAGAAGGACGGCGATCAGAACCACGACGCCCGCAAGCGACTCAAGAGCAAGATCGACCTGCACGACCGGATGATTTCCCCGCGAGCACTGGGACACAACAAGTTTCTAGTCATGTGCGACGCTCACCAGAAGCCGCGCTGGGTATGGACGGGCAGTCAAAATTGGACGAAAACCGGCCTCTGCACTCAGGCGAACAACTCCGTGCTGATCGATGATTTCGACCTGGCCAAGGAGTATCGCAAGCAATGGGACCTACTGAAGGACGCGGGCGACGAGACTCCGGCCGACCTAAAGAAGAGCAACAGCCGGCCGCGTAAAGCGGATGTCGGCCAGACGCCGGTGCGATTGTGGTTCACGCCCACGGTGGAGCAGGTCGATCTGACGGAGGCACGCAAGATCATCGGCGGCGCGAAACAGGCGATTCTGTTCTTGATGTTCAATCCGGGTCCGAAAGACACGCTGCTCAACGAGATCATCGACACGGCCCGGGTCGGAAGTGTGGAGAGGCGATTGTACATCCGCGGCGCCATCAATCAGGACCCGGGCACGAAGGCCAACCCGGTGGAACTGTTTGAGTCGGACAATTCCGAGAAGGCTGACTTCGAGGTGGTCCTGCCCGCGGCGATCGACGAGTCGACAGAGTGGTTCCGCCGCGAGATGAAGAAGCTACCGGGCACGTTCGCGATGGTTCATAGCAAAGCGGTGGTTGTCGACCCGTTCGGCGCCCACCCGGTTCTGTTGACGGGCTCGCACAACCTCGGTCCGAAGGCGAGCGGCACGAACGACGAAAACCTTCTGATCATCCGCGACACCCCGGGCCTGGCCGCCGCCTACGCCACGAACATCATGGCGATCTATAACCAATACCGCTGGCGTTTCCGCCGGCAAACCCAGCCCAAGACGAAACAGTGGAAGGGTCTCGAAGACGGCGATAGCTGGCAGAAGGGCTATCTGAAAGCTGGCAGCACGGCCCTGCGGGAGATCAATTTCTGGATGGGCGATTAG
- a CDS encoding BrnA antitoxin family protein, which produces MRKEYDFSKGKRNPYASRLKRQVTIRLDGHTIQYFKQLAQDTGIGYQTLINLYLRECAASGKKLSLSWKSVA; this is translated from the coding sequence ATGAGAAAGGAATATGATTTCTCGAAGGGCAAGCGTAATCCGTATGCGTCTCGCCTGAAGAGGCAGGTTACGATTCGCTTGGATGGTCACACGATCCAGTATTTCAAGCAGTTGGCGCAAGACACGGGGATTGGCTATCAGACGTTGATCAATCTGTATCTGCGGGAGTGTGCGGCTAGCGGGAAGAAGCTCTCTTTGAGCTGGAAATCCGTGGCTTAG
- a CDS encoding FKBP-type peptidyl-prolyl cis-trans isomerase — protein MPVAQSTSQGDSQLVIEDLIVGTGAEAKVGDRTSVHYTGWLADGTKFDSSLDRNLPFEFVLGQGQVIKGWDQGVVGMKVGGKRKLVIPSEMAYGERGAGGSIPPNSVLTFEVELLAVQAATR, from the coding sequence GTGCCGGTTGCGCAGAGCACTTCTCAAGGAGATTCTCAATTGGTAATTGAAGACTTGATCGTCGGTACGGGGGCGGAAGCAAAAGTAGGCGATCGAACAAGCGTTCACTACACCGGTTGGTTGGCGGACGGCACGAAATTCGATTCGTCACTCGACAGAAATCTACCCTTCGAGTTCGTCTTGGGACAGGGGCAAGTCATTAAAGGCTGGGACCAGGGGGTTGTGGGCATGAAGGTTGGCGGAAAGCGCAAGCTGGTTATTCCATCCGAGATGGCCTACGGCGAGAGAGGCGCAGGGGGGAGCATCCCACCCAATTCGGTTCTCACGTTTGAAGTGGAATTGTTGGCAGTTCAAGCGGCAACTCGGTAA
- a CDS encoding type II toxin-antitoxin system PemK/MazF family toxin, giving the protein MGVEVRRFEVHLVNLDPSVGSEIRKTRPCVIVSPNEMNFYIRTVIVAPLTTKPRSYPSRVPCRFKGRTSQIVLDQLRTVDKSRLVRKLGSVDRRAAGAILSVLAEMFAP; this is encoded by the coding sequence GTGGGAGTGGAAGTGAGGCGGTTCGAGGTCCATCTTGTGAATCTCGATCCTAGCGTTGGAAGCGAGATCAGGAAGACTCGTCCGTGTGTCATTGTGTCTCCCAACGAGATGAATTTCTACATACGGACTGTTATTGTTGCACCACTGACGACCAAGCCACGGTCTTACCCCAGCCGGGTTCCCTGCCGCTTCAAGGGCAGGACGAGCCAGATTGTTCTTGACCAACTCCGCACAGTTGACAAGTCGCGCCTGGTGAGAAAGCTCGGATCTGTTGACCGCAGGGCTGCCGGCGCCATTCTGTCTGTTCTGGCTGAGATGTTTGCACCATAA